From Flavobacterium arcticum, the proteins below share one genomic window:
- a CDS encoding GIN domain-containing protein yields MKKVFLFATLGIFNLAIAQKTVELKDFSSLTVGSDTEVTMVKSNKNKLVINDSDDDSTYINNAGGSLVLSSDGNYTLYYKNDINNITIASDAVLECDDEIKSNSLTITAASDAVVILKIDVENLQTTANSDAEVTLTGKAKNHTAVFNSDAELNAKNLVTENTNIVLSSDAIGVITAKKQVNATASSDASLEIYGNPKQVNKVVSSDAEVIVK; encoded by the coding sequence ATGAAAAAAGTATTTTTATTTGCTACACTAGGTATTTTTAATCTTGCTATTGCGCAAAAAACAGTTGAACTTAAAGATTTTTCAAGTCTTACAGTAGGGTCTGATACAGAGGTTACTATGGTTAAATCTAATAAAAATAAGTTAGTAATAAACGATTCAGACGACGACAGTACCTATATTAACAACGCAGGAGGTTCGCTTGTGCTTAGTAGTGACGGTAATTATACTTTGTATTATAAAAATGATATAAACAATATTACAATTGCCTCAGATGCTGTTTTAGAATGTGACGACGAAATTAAATCAAATTCACTTACTATTACAGCAGCTTCAGATGCTGTAGTGATCCTTAAAATAGATGTAGAGAATTTACAAACAACAGCTAACTCTGATGCTGAAGTAACGCTTACAGGAAAAGCCAAAAATCATACTGCGGTTTTTAATTCTGATGCTGAGTTGAATGCTAAAAATCTTGTTACAGAAAATACAAATATCGTATTATCATCAGATGCTATAGGAGTAATTACCGCTAAAAAACAGGTAAATGCTACCGCATCTTCAGATGCTTCTCTCGAAATATATGGTAACCCTAAACAGGTTAACAAGGTAGTAAGTAGTGATGCAGAAGTTATTGTGAAGTAA
- a CDS encoding SPFH domain-containing protein, giving the protein MENAGLFLFLFLALIVLFLSFFTVKQQTAAIVERFGKFLSIRQAGLHLKIPVIDKISGRINLKIQQLDVIIETKTKENVFVKMKVSVQFKVIQDKAYEAFYKLEYPHDQITSYVFDVVRAEVPKLKLDDVFERKDDIAVAVKRELNEAMTLYGYDIINTLITDIDPDIQVKNAMNRINAADREKSAAEYEAEASRIRIVAKAKAEAESKRLQGQGIADQRREIARGLVESVDVLNRVGINSQEASALIVVTQHYDTLQAIGADTNSNLILLPNSPQAGSDMLNNMVASFTASNQVGEAMKRGNEKRIEQERKDAQPLPPKPTSGYDDEDESEETDE; this is encoded by the coding sequence ATGGAAAATGCAGGTCTTTTTCTATTTCTTTTCTTAGCCTTAATTGTCTTATTTCTATCCTTTTTTACCGTAAAACAGCAAACAGCAGCTATTGTAGAGCGTTTCGGGAAGTTTCTTAGCATTCGTCAAGCAGGTTTACACTTAAAAATACCTGTTATTGATAAAATATCAGGTCGTATAAACCTAAAAATACAGCAGCTTGATGTTATTATCGAAACAAAAACAAAAGAGAATGTATTTGTAAAAATGAAAGTTTCGGTACAGTTTAAAGTTATACAAGACAAAGCATACGAAGCATTTTATAAACTAGAGTATCCTCACGACCAAATAACATCATACGTGTTTGACGTGGTGCGTGCCGAAGTGCCTAAACTGAAACTGGATGATGTTTTTGAGCGTAAAGATGATATTGCCGTTGCTGTAAAAAGAGAGCTTAACGAAGCTATGACTTTATATGGCTATGATATTATAAACACACTAATAACAGATATTGACCCAGATATTCAGGTAAAAAATGCCATGAACCGTATTAATGCTGCTGATAGAGAGAAATCAGCCGCAGAGTATGAAGCTGAAGCATCTAGAATACGTATTGTAGCTAAAGCTAAAGCAGAAGCAGAAAGCAAAAGACTACAAGGACAAGGTATTGCTGACCAACGTAGAGAAATAGCTCGCGGACTGGTAGAAAGTGTAGATGTACTTAACCGTGTGGGTATCAATTCTCAAGAAGCCTCTGCGCTTATTGTGGTTACACAACACTATGATACTTTACAAGCTATAGGTGCAGATACTAACTCTAACCTGATACTATTGCCTAACTCTCCACAAGCAGGTAGCGATATGCTTAACAATATGGTAGCATCTTTTACAGCATCTAACCAAGTGGGCGAAGCAATGAAGCGCGGTAATGAGAAAAGAATAGAGCAAGAGCGAAAAGATGCACAACCCTTACCTCCTAAACCAACTTCGGGATATGATGATGAGGACGAGAGTGAAGAAACTGATGAATAG
- a CDS encoding head GIN domain-containing protein: MKKVIVILFIIISQFANAQVTKNLGDFTTVKVFDQINVTLVKSDVNKIVIKGNRADEVTLVTKNDVLKIKMNFTKLLAGEDIEATLYYNGTIQAIEANEGSFVGSADTFKAIAFDVNAKEGATIKVILDVQSLESKTTSGGILELYGKCDYHDAKVNSGGILNGEELITKQTKISVSAGGEVEIYATDFVDAKVRAGGTIDVYGNPSQVNKKTFAGGDISIIQ; the protein is encoded by the coding sequence ATGAAAAAGGTAATAGTTATACTATTTATAATTATCAGTCAATTTGCTAATGCTCAGGTTACTAAAAATTTAGGCGATTTTACTACCGTTAAGGTATTCGATCAAATAAATGTAACCCTTGTAAAATCTGACGTAAACAAGATTGTTATAAAAGGTAATAGGGCAGATGAGGTAACACTAGTTACTAAGAATGATGTACTAAAAATAAAAATGAATTTTACTAAGCTACTCGCTGGCGAAGATATAGAGGCTACTTTATACTATAATGGCACTATACAAGCTATTGAGGCAAACGAAGGTTCGTTTGTAGGCTCGGCAGATACTTTTAAAGCAATTGCTTTTGATGTAAATGCAAAAGAAGGTGCTACTATAAAAGTAATACTTGATGTACAGAGCCTTGAATCTAAAACTACATCGGGTGGTATTCTAGAACTTTACGGAAAGTGTGATTATCATGATGCTAAAGTAAACTCTGGAGGCATACTCAATGGAGAAGAGCTTATTACTAAACAAACAAAAATAAGTGTTAGTGCAGGTGGCGAAGTAGAAATATATGCTACTGATTTTGTAGATGCTAAAGTAAGAGCTGGAGGTACTATTGACGTGTATGGAAATCCAAGCCAAGTCAATAAGAAAACCTTTGCAGGTGGCGATATTAGTATAATACAGTAA
- a CDS encoding DUF6327 family protein: MESGKVYTTFNDIDRDLEVMKVEKDLSYYRFKRELATTKESFEPENLIGKTPAKIFSFLSMLSGPLKNAALTLIFKKIFK; the protein is encoded by the coding sequence ATGGAATCTGGCAAAGTATATACAACATTTAATGATATAGATAGAGATCTTGAAGTAATGAAGGTTGAAAAAGATCTTTCTTACTACAGGTTTAAAAGAGAACTAGCTACAACTAAAGAAAGTTTTGAGCCTGAAAACCTTATTGGTAAAACACCTGCTAAAATATTTAGCTTTTTATCTATGTTATCAGGACCTTTAAAAAATGCAGCACTCACGCTCATTTTTAAAAAGATATTTAAATAA
- a CDS encoding competence protein, whose amino-acid sequence MAFEEVKENIEDLKAQGEEVFNANVKYYKLLAFKMFMKTNVMVAKALLLGTLLLLVLFFFSFAGAFALGEALGNYGYGFLIVGVFYLLLAFIVYKMRNKIVDGPLIANFSKIFLKDD is encoded by the coding sequence ATGGCATTTGAAGAAGTAAAAGAAAATATTGAAGATCTAAAAGCACAAGGCGAAGAGGTATTTAACGCTAATGTAAAATATTACAAGCTTTTGGCTTTTAAGATGTTTATGAAAACCAATGTAATGGTGGCTAAAGCTTTGTTGCTTGGTACACTATTGTTATTAGTATTATTTTTCTTTTCGTTTGCAGGTGCTTTTGCTTTAGGAGAAGCATTAGGTAATTATGGTTATGGTTTCTTAATTGTAGGAGTTTTTTATTTACTGTTGGCTTTTATTGTATATAAAATGAGAAATAAAATTGTTGACGGACCACTTATTGCCAATTTTTCTAAAATATTTTTAAAAGACGACTAA
- the gltX gene encoding glutamate--tRNA ligase: protein MSRPVRVRFAPSPTGPLHIGGVRTALFNYLFAKKHNGVFYLRIEDTDQNRYVPGAEDYIIEALNWCGIPFDEGVGKEGKFGPYRQSERKAMYKDYAQQLVDTGWAYYAFDTAESLDAARKEAESKGETFIYNHTNREKLVNSLHLNEEDVKQRIANGDDYIIRFKMPVGETIVLNDMVRGEVKFESSLLDDKVLFKSDGMPTYHLANIVDDYLMETSHVIRGEEWLPSLPLHVLLYKAFGWEAPEFAHLPLILKPVGNGKLSKRDGDKFGFPVFPLQWDNEDGTSSMGYREEGYLPETVVNYLALLGWNNGDDREYFTLEELIQTFDINKVQKAGAKFDPAKIKSMNHHYIQQVDDAVLAEQFMPILTSKGINEPIEKVTKIVGIVKERANFPNELWDLSSYFFIPPTSYDEKAAAKQWKPTTNDILTQLVTVLQNTEDFSSANIETVAKAWMEEKELGMGKVMPSLRLSLVGEMKGSHVFDIMEIIGKEDTINRINKAVTTLS from the coding sequence ATGTCAAGACCAGTACGTGTGCGTTTTGCACCAAGCCCTACGGGACCGCTACATATAGGTGGTGTGCGCACTGCCCTATTTAACTATCTATTTGCCAAAAAACATAATGGTGTATTCTACCTAAGAATAGAAGATACCGACCAAAATCGCTATGTGCCAGGAGCTGAAGACTATATTATTGAAGCGCTGAACTGGTGCGGAATACCATTTGACGAAGGCGTGGGTAAAGAAGGAAAATTTGGACCGTACCGCCAAAGTGAGCGTAAAGCAATGTATAAAGACTATGCACAACAGCTTGTTGATACCGGATGGGCTTATTATGCTTTTGATACTGCCGAGTCACTAGACGCTGCACGAAAAGAAGCCGAAAGCAAAGGCGAAACTTTTATATACAACCATACTAACCGCGAAAAGCTGGTTAACTCGCTACATCTTAATGAAGAAGACGTAAAGCAACGTATTGCTAATGGCGATGACTATATTATACGCTTTAAAATGCCTGTGGGCGAAACTATAGTTTTGAACGATATGGTAAGAGGCGAAGTAAAATTTGAATCGTCGTTACTTGATGATAAAGTATTGTTTAAAAGTGATGGTATGCCTACCTATCACCTTGCTAACATTGTAGATGATTACCTTATGGAAACATCGCACGTTATTCGTGGTGAAGAGTGGTTGCCTTCGCTCCCACTCCATGTGCTTTTATATAAAGCCTTTGGATGGGAAGCTCCAGAGTTTGCACACCTGCCATTAATATTAAAACCTGTGGGTAACGGTAAACTAAGCAAACGCGATGGCGATAAATTTGGTTTCCCTGTATTCCCGTTACAATGGGATAATGAAGATGGTACATCGTCTATGGGGTATAGAGAAGAAGGCTATTTACCTGAAACCGTTGTTAACTACTTAGCTTTATTAGGCTGGAACAATGGTGATGACCGTGAGTATTTTACGCTAGAAGAGTTAATACAAACGTTTGATATTAATAAAGTACAAAAAGCAGGTGCCAAGTTTGACCCTGCCAAGATAAAATCGATGAACCATCATTATATACAGCAAGTTGACGATGCTGTATTAGCTGAACAATTTATGCCAATACTTACAAGTAAAGGTATAAATGAGCCAATAGAAAAGGTAACAAAAATTGTAGGTATTGTTAAAGAACGTGCTAACTTTCCTAATGAGTTATGGGACTTGAGTAGTTACTTTTTTATACCTCCTACTAGCTATGACGAAAAGGCTGCCGCTAAACAATGGAAGCCTACTACTAATGATATATTGACTCAGCTAGTAACTGTACTACAAAACACCGAAGATTTTTCATCGGCTAACATAGAAACCGTTGCAAAAGCTTGGATGGAAGAAAAAGAGCTAGGTATGGGCAAAGTTATGCCATCATTACGTTTAAGCCTTGTGGGAGAGATGAAAGGTTCTCACGTATTTGATATTATGGAAATTATTGGAAAAGAAGATACCATAAACCGAATTAACAAAGCAGTTACTACATTATCATAA
- a CDS encoding glutamine--tRNA ligase/YqeY domain fusion protein, giving the protein MSNEERSLNFIELIIEEDLKKGLQQDELRFRFPPEPNGYLHVGHASSICLNFGLGLKYNAPVNLRFDDTNPAKEEQEYVDAIKRDIEWLGYEWAEERYASDYFQQLYDWAVNFIQRGLAYIDSQSSEDMAKQKGTPTQPGTNSPYRNRSVEENLELFEKMKNGEFPEGSHVLRAKIDMASSNMLMRDPIMYRILNKHHHRTGDSWHIYPMYDWAHGESDYIESVSHSFCTLEFSMHRELYDWFLDQVYDDNQTRPKQREFARRNLSHTVVSKRKLLQLVQEGHVTGWDDPRMSTISGLRRRGYTPMSIRNFADTIGIAKRTNLVDVSLLEFCVREDLNKTAPRVMAVLDPVKLVIDNYPEGEEEWLDAENSPEDESAGSRKVPFSKELYIEREDFMEEASRKYFRLTLGKEVRLKNAYIIKGESVVKDSEGNITEIHCTYDADSRSGSGSEASMRKVKGTLHWVSIQHAIPAEIRIYDRLFTNENPDGDKEVDFKSYINPNSLEVITGYLEPSLKDVKDGEQFQFQRLGYFCVDRDTTPEKIVFNKTVGLRDTWTKVESK; this is encoded by the coding sequence ATGTCAAACGAAGAAAGATCGCTCAATTTTATTGAACTTATAATAGAAGAAGACCTTAAAAAAGGACTTCAGCAGGACGAACTCCGTTTCCGTTTCCCGCCAGAACCTAATGGTTACCTGCACGTTGGGCATGCCAGCTCTATATGCCTTAACTTTGGTTTAGGACTAAAATATAACGCACCCGTAAACTTGCGTTTTGATGATACAAACCCTGCAAAAGAAGAGCAGGAGTATGTAGATGCCATTAAACGCGATATAGAATGGCTAGGGTATGAGTGGGCAGAAGAACGCTATGCCTCTGATTATTTCCAACAACTATACGACTGGGCAGTCAATTTTATACAGCGTGGTCTTGCTTATATAGATAGCCAAAGTAGTGAAGATATGGCTAAGCAAAAAGGTACACCTACACAACCAGGTACTAATAGTCCATACAGAAATAGATCGGTAGAAGAGAACCTTGAGCTTTTCGAGAAAATGAAAAATGGTGAGTTTCCTGAAGGAAGCCATGTACTTAGGGCTAAAATAGATATGGCATCATCTAATATGTTGATGCGCGACCCTATTATGTATAGAATATTAAACAAACACCACCACCGCACAGGCGATTCATGGCACATATACCCTATGTATGACTGGGCACATGGTGAGAGTGATTATATAGAAAGCGTATCGCACTCATTTTGTACACTCGAATTTTCGATGCATAGAGAGCTTTATGACTGGTTCTTAGACCAAGTATATGATGACAACCAAACACGCCCTAAACAGCGCGAATTTGCCCGTAGAAACCTAAGCCATACCGTTGTGAGTAAACGTAAGCTATTGCAACTGGTTCAAGAAGGTCATGTAACAGGCTGGGACGACCCTCGTATGTCTACCATATCAGGGTTGCGACGCAGAGGATATACTCCTATGTCTATCCGTAATTTTGCCGATACCATAGGTATTGCTAAGCGTACTAACCTTGTAGATGTATCGTTATTAGAATTTTGTGTTCGCGAAGATTTAAACAAGACAGCACCGCGTGTTATGGCAGTTTTAGATCCTGTAAAACTGGTTATAGATAATTATCCAGAAGGAGAAGAAGAGTGGCTTGATGCCGAAAATAGCCCTGAAGATGAAAGCGCAGGATCTAGAAAAGTACCATTCTCTAAAGAGCTTTATATAGAGCGTGAAGACTTTATGGAAGAGGCTTCTCGCAAATATTTCCGTCTTACACTAGGTAAAGAGGTACGCCTTAAAAATGCCTACATTATAAAAGGAGAAAGCGTTGTAAAAGATAGTGAAGGTAACATTACAGAGATACATTGTACTTATGATGCCGATAGCCGTAGTGGTAGCGGTAGCGAAGCGAGTATGCGAAAAGTAAAAGGTACACTACACTGGGTATCTATACAACACGCTATACCAGCAGAGATAAGAATATATGACAGGCTATTTACTAACGAAAACCCTGATGGCGATAAAGAGGTTGACTTTAAGAGTTACATAAACCCAAATTCGCTAGAGGTTATTACAGGTTATCTAGAGCCAAGTCTTAAAGATGTTAAAGATGGCGAACAATTTCAATTTCAAAGACTGGGTTATTTCTGCGTAGATAGAGATACTACTCCAGAGAAAATTGTTTTTAACAAAACAGTAGGACTTAGAGATACTTGGACAAAAGTAGAAAGTAAGTAA
- a CDS encoding YtxH domain-containing protein: MSGKTDTLVAMVAGAAIGAVVGILFAPDEGSKTRKRIKEGYDSKKDELHDKLHELSEQVKGKFGSSKEDLEVGIDRLVANVEEKTDDVIATLEKKLQELKAATK; this comes from the coding sequence ATGTCAGGTAAAACAGATACATTAGTAGCAATGGTTGCAGGTGCAGCTATAGGTGCAGTAGTGGGAATATTATTTGCTCCTGATGAGGGAAGCAAAACAAGAAAGAGAATTAAAGAGGGTTATGATTCTAAAAAAGATGAATTGCACGATAAACTTCACGAACTTAGCGAGCAAGTAAAAGGCAAGTTTGGTTCATCTAAAGAAGATTTAGAAGTTGGTATCGATAGACTTGTAGCAAATGTAGAAGAGAAAACAGATGATGTTATTGCTACACTCGAAAAAAAATTACAAGAGCTTAAAGCAGCTACAAAATAA
- the folB gene encoding dihydroneopterin aldolase — protein MGIIRLENIRTFSYHGCLIEEGKIGSDYLVNLEIKTDLRKARDTDELADTVDYVQLNKIVVEEMAIRAKLLEYVAERIIKRIFSEIPSVSRILVAVSKINPPIGGDVAAVTVQLEEYRN, from the coding sequence ATGGGAATTATACGATTAGAAAATATACGCACTTTTTCTTACCATGGGTGTTTGATAGAAGAAGGTAAAATAGGATCGGATTACTTGGTAAATCTTGAAATAAAGACCGACTTGCGAAAAGCCCGCGATACAGATGAGCTTGCCGATACTGTAGATTATGTACAGCTAAACAAAATAGTTGTTGAAGAAATGGCTATACGTGCTAAGTTATTAGAATATGTAGCTGAGCGTATTATAAAACGTATTTTTAGCGAAATACCCTCGGTATCAAGAATATTAGTAGCGGTTTCTAAAATAAACCCCCCTATAGGTGGCGATGTAGCTGCTGTAACGGTACAGCTAGAAGAATATAGAAATTAA
- a CDS encoding LysE family translocator yields the protein MIDDILAALPLGFLLSFMPGAVFFVLLETSVVKGFRAAITFDLGVILADIVFICLAYFSSYRLIQSIKDEPALFIFGGLILVIYGLVSFIKQKRIAKDELSESKTNEILKKDYFTLALKGFILNIINVGVLGFWLAIIITVGPQLDMNQSRILTFFISVLAGYLCTDIFKIVLAKQLRNKLTSGNILKIKKVISIILIIFGIVLLAQAWSPSERKFVMEQLESDNN from the coding sequence ATGATTGACGATATACTTGCGGCATTGCCTTTAGGATTTCTTCTTAGTTTCATGCCAGGAGCAGTGTTTTTTGTGCTTCTTGAAACCAGTGTTGTAAAAGGATTTAGAGCTGCTATAACATTTGATTTAGGCGTTATACTTGCCGATATAGTTTTTATTTGCCTTGCTTATTTTAGTAGTTATAGGCTTATACAAAGCATTAAAGATGAACCTGCTTTATTTATATTTGGCGGACTCATATTGGTTATTTATGGACTTGTGTCATTTATAAAACAAAAACGCATTGCTAAAGATGAACTCTCTGAAAGCAAAACCAATGAAATTCTAAAAAAAGATTATTTTACATTAGCTTTAAAAGGTTTTATACTTAATATAATTAATGTGGGAGTACTGGGTTTTTGGTTAGCTATAATTATAACCGTAGGACCACAACTGGATATGAATCAGAGTAGGATACTTACATTTTTTATATCGGTATTAGCAGGTTATTTATGTACTGATATTTTTAAAATAGTATTAGCAAAACAACTTCGCAATAAGTTAACATCAGGTAACATACTTAAAATCAAAAAAGTAATAAGTATTATACTCATAATTTTCGGTATAGTATTGTTAGCACAAGCATGGTCACCTTCAGAGCGCAAATTTGTAATGGAACAATTAGAATCAGATAACAACTAG